From a single Nostoc sp. MS1 genomic region:
- a CDS encoding GNAT family N-acetyltransferase: MVEQLKPRYSSVWINKIAEVPQDAWDALALPLKTPFLEWDWLHNLETSQSATAKTGWLPNHLTLWRDRTLIAAAPLYIKGHSYGEFVFDHQWAELAERIGVQYYPKLLGMTPFTPAEGYRFLIANGEDEEEITAMMVHEIDAFCVKHHISSCHFLYVDPEWRPVLERQGFTTWLHHSFVWENSKFQTFDDYLKMFNANQRRNIKRERKAVEKAGLQLQPVAGDEIPKFLFPLMYQFYADTCDKFGWWGSKYLTKQFFEQLHHDYRHRVVFFAAYHEQDTRQPLGMSFCLYKGDRLYGRYWGSFQEIDCLHFDACYYAPIEWAIANGIQLFDPGAGGRHKKRRGFPAAPNYSLHRFYNSRLAQILRPYISEVNQLEEQEIAAINAELPFSQ; encoded by the coding sequence ATGGTTGAACAACTCAAGCCTCGCTATTCCAGCGTTTGGATTAATAAAATCGCTGAAGTACCCCAAGATGCTTGGGATGCTTTGGCGCTACCTTTAAAAACTCCCTTTTTAGAGTGGGATTGGCTGCATAATTTAGAAACTTCTCAAAGTGCTACGGCGAAAACTGGTTGGCTACCTAATCACTTGACGCTGTGGCGCGATAGAACGCTGATTGCTGCGGCTCCACTGTATATTAAAGGGCATAGTTATGGTGAGTTTGTATTTGACCACCAATGGGCAGAGTTAGCAGAACGTATTGGTGTACAGTATTATCCCAAACTTTTGGGTATGACTCCATTCACCCCGGCTGAAGGTTATCGCTTTTTGATTGCCAATGGGGAGGATGAAGAAGAGATCACGGCAATGATGGTGCATGAGATTGATGCTTTTTGTGTGAAGCATCATATTTCTAGTTGCCATTTTCTCTATGTTGACCCAGAATGGCGACCAGTATTAGAACGACAAGGTTTTACAACTTGGTTACACCATAGTTTTGTGTGGGAAAATTCAAAATTTCAAACCTTTGATGATTACTTGAAGATGTTCAATGCTAATCAGCGTCGGAATATTAAGCGGGAACGTAAAGCTGTGGAAAAGGCTGGTTTACAACTGCAACCAGTAGCGGGTGATGAAATCCCTAAATTTTTATTTCCTTTGATGTATCAGTTTTATGCTGATACTTGTGACAAGTTTGGTTGGTGGGGTAGTAAGTATTTAACAAAGCAATTTTTTGAGCAGTTACACCACGATTATCGTCATCGGGTGGTGTTTTTTGCTGCTTACCATGAGCAAGATACCCGCCAGCCTTTGGGTATGTCTTTCTGTTTGTATAAAGGCGATCGCTTATATGGTCGTTATTGGGGAAGCTTTCAGGAAATCGATTGCTTACACTTTGATGCTTGTTATTATGCACCGATTGAGTGGGCGATCGCTAATGGGATTCAACTATTTGATCCCGGTGCTGGCGGACGGCACAAAAAACGTCGCGGTTTTCCGGCTGCACCTAATTACAGCCTGCATCGCTTTTATAATAGTCGTTTAGCACAAATACTCCGTCCTTACATTAGTGAAGTGAATCAATTAGAAGAACAGGAAATTGCTGCTATCAATGCAGAGTTGCCTTTTAGTCAGTAG
- a CDS encoding BolA family protein, whose protein sequence is MVTPQEVEAMIKAQLPDAQVQVQDLTGGGDHYQVTVVSSQFAGKRLVQQHQLVYAALQQAMSTEAIHALALKTSTPDSQ, encoded by the coding sequence ATGGTTACTCCGCAGGAAGTTGAGGCAATGATTAAGGCACAATTGCCAGACGCGCAGGTTCAGGTGCAAGACTTGACTGGTGGCGGCGACCATTATCAGGTGACAGTGGTCTCATCGCAGTTTGCAGGTAAAAGGCTTGTACAGCAGCATCAGTTAGTTTATGCTGCGTTGCAGCAAGCTATGTCCACCGAAGCCATTCACGCCTTAGCATTAAAAACATCCACTCCCGATAGTCAATAG
- the grxD gene encoding Grx4 family monothiol glutaredoxin encodes MTQDVKERIGNLIKENKIMVFMKGTKLMPQCGFSNNVVQILNTLGVPFETINVLDDSEIRQGIKEYSNWPTIPQVYINGEFIGGSDILIEMYQKGELQELVEVALAS; translated from the coding sequence ATGACACAGGACGTTAAAGAGAGAATCGGTAACTTAATAAAAGAAAATAAGATTATGGTTTTCATGAAGGGAACCAAATTGATGCCGCAGTGTGGTTTTTCTAACAATGTGGTACAAATTCTTAATACCTTGGGTGTTCCTTTTGAAACTATCAATGTTTTAGATGACAGTGAAATTCGTCAAGGTATTAAAGAGTATTCCAACTGGCCGACAATTCCCCAAGTTTATATCAATGGTGAGTTTATAGGTGGTTCCGATATTTTGATTGAAATGTATCAAAAAGGTGAGTTACAAGAATTGGTGGAAGTTGCTTTAGCTTCTTAG
- a CDS encoding molybdenum cofactor biosynthesis protein B: MNTQKPHPDAPGITVNCAVVTVSDTRTPETDKSGQLIQQLLSDTNHTVVAYAIILDEPAQIQAQIEILSQKGNLDAVIFNGGTGIAPRDNTYDAIEKLLEKTLPGFGEIFRYLSYQEIGSRAIASRAVAGVYQNKLIFSLPGSSNAVRLGMEKLILPELTHLVTQMRK; this comes from the coding sequence ATGAATACACAAAAACCTCATCCCGATGCGCCGGGAATAACCGTCAATTGCGCGGTTGTGACCGTTAGCGATACACGTACCCCAGAAACAGATAAAAGTGGTCAACTGATTCAACAGTTGTTATCTGACACAAATCATACTGTGGTGGCTTACGCCATTATTCTTGATGAACCAGCACAAATTCAGGCACAAATAGAAATCCTGAGCCAAAAGGGTAATCTGGATGCCGTCATTTTTAATGGCGGTACAGGTATCGCACCTAGAGATAATACGTATGACGCTATTGAAAAATTGTTAGAAAAAACCCTACCTGGATTTGGGGAGATATTCAGATATTTAAGTTATCAAGAAATTGGCTCAAGAGCGATCGCATCCCGTGCAGTTGCAGGCGTATATCAAAATAAATTAATCTTTTCCCTTCCTGGTTCCAGCAATGCAGTGAGATTAGGAATGGAAAAGTTGATATTGCCAGAATTGACTCATTTAGTAACTCAAATGCGTAAATAG
- the psb28 gene encoding photosystem II reaction center protein Psb28: MAKIQFSRGIDEDAIPDVRLTRSRSGDSGTATFVFVNPKALDQATTDDITGMYLIDEEGELITREVKARFVNGRPEALEAIYLMKSSEEWDRFLRFMQRYAEENGLDFSKS; this comes from the coding sequence ATGGCAAAAATCCAGTTTTCTAGGGGAATAGACGAAGACGCAATTCCAGATGTACGCTTGACTCGATCGCGCAGTGGTGATAGTGGTACAGCAACATTTGTGTTTGTGAATCCTAAAGCTTTAGATCAAGCTACTACTGATGATATTACCGGAATGTACCTCATCGACGAAGAGGGGGAACTCATCACCCGCGAAGTTAAAGCTAGATTTGTCAACGGTAGACCGGAAGCATTAGAAGCTATTTACTTAATGAAATCCAGCGAAGAATGGGATCGTTTCCTTCGCTTTATGCAGCGTTACGCAGAAGAAAACGGTTTGGATTTCAGTAAATCTTAA
- a CDS encoding MFS transporter: MIYNFASLLVTSCLSLGVVPADSLPQVISPTTIPIDFSATKILVALLAGTLMAIAFHLLLTNLSVAVGISTYGKTPDSDDDDSESFGEQVREIEAKVGGWAIATASIALFAASFLAVKLTFIQSATLGAISGVVIWSTYFFLIAWFGSSAVGSLLGSIISTVSSGIQALTGTATSAIGAATTKNQMVSAAEDITAAVRRELTAGLDQDTIKNTLQSSLSALPIPTINLNEVRSQFDKILGDIDWQSLGDSDLLRNVNRQTFVDLISDRTNLSKAEINQIADQLQAAWQQVSNRRNPTEQVINLLQSATPEELKSADLGERLQQLVTTRKNGNGRNGVMQQAVKYGVSAALPAVLDRVDLSDIDVNRITNQLQQLRDKVQDIDVEKITQQLQQIRAKTTEQVSQTFSTPNDNTVKTDVEDYIRNSFPWHFNRLTIRNEFQDVIYDPQADPTNVRQQIEQLNTDDFTNLLTQRGDLSEAKVKEIAQEMDSIRQQVLETVQLSEKSEKGQEIRSRIENYLRATGKQELYPEAIERDFGNLLTEADQEFADISSRLQGFDREAFIQVLLQRQDFSEDEANNIVSQLESIRDNFLTQASETKEQATAKADELWHRVKDYLRNTNKEELNPDAIKRDLQVLLEDPQVGINLLRSRLSQFDRDTLVQLLNQRQDLSEDQINQIVDQVETVKDNVLQAPQVVVDKAKEQYEKTTTAIADYLRNTNLEELDPAGIRQDLETLLSDPKEGAVALRHRLSQVDRDTLVKLLSQQQNLSEDQVNQIIDQVQDAIRDIIKAPRRLAKRTTQRIADFEASLEDYLRQTNKEELNPDAIKRDLQLLLQDPRLGIGSLSDRLSRFDRSTVVALLSQREDISEEEANRIADQIESVRSNIAKQVQQIQNTVQSAIDQVFDRIRNYLNSLNRPELSYEGIRQDFAKLFDDPQAGFEALRDRLGQFDRDTLVAILSSREDIASEDVNRIIDQIEAARDSVLNRATRIQQEAQNRIKAIRKQAKKQAEETRKTVASAAWWLFGAAFSSLIASAIAGALAVTGV, encoded by the coding sequence ATGATTTATAATTTTGCCAGTTTATTGGTTACTTCCTGCCTATCTTTGGGGGTAGTACCAGCAGATAGCTTACCCCAAGTCATATCTCCAACAACAATCCCTATAGATTTTTCTGCTACTAAAATCTTAGTGGCTTTGTTAGCTGGTACTTTAATGGCGATCGCCTTTCATTTACTATTAACTAATCTTTCTGTAGCTGTGGGCATCTCTACATACGGAAAGACCCCAGATAGTGATGATGACGATTCAGAAAGCTTTGGTGAACAGGTTCGGGAGATAGAAGCTAAAGTTGGTGGTTGGGCGATCGCTACTGCTAGTATTGCCCTCTTTGCTGCTAGTTTCTTAGCAGTAAAATTAACATTCATTCAAAGTGCAACACTAGGCGCAATTAGTGGTGTGGTTATTTGGTCTACCTACTTTTTCTTAATAGCTTGGTTTGGTTCTTCTGCCGTAGGTTCCTTACTGGGTTCAATTATCAGCACTGTTAGTTCTGGTATACAGGCGCTTACAGGAACAGCAACTAGCGCCATTGGGGCGGCAACTACTAAAAATCAAATGGTATCAGCAGCAGAAGATATTACCGCCGCCGTCCGGCGCGAATTAACTGCTGGGCTGGATCAGGATACTATTAAAAACACCCTTCAATCTTCTTTATCAGCTCTACCCATACCAACAATAAATTTAAACGAAGTTCGCAGCCAGTTTGATAAAATTCTGGGTGATATTGATTGGCAATCTTTGGGTGATAGTGATTTACTGCGGAATGTAAATCGGCAAACTTTTGTTGATTTAATTAGCGATCGCACCAATTTATCTAAAGCAGAGATTAATCAAATAGCTGACCAATTACAAGCGGCTTGGCAACAAGTTTCTAATCGTCGTAACCCCACAGAACAGGTAATTAACTTACTGCAATCTGCCACACCTGAAGAATTAAAATCAGCAGATTTGGGTGAGCGTTTACAACAACTAGTTACAACTAGAAAAAATGGCAACGGCAGAAATGGGGTAATGCAGCAAGCAGTAAAATATGGCGTTAGTGCCGCTTTACCTGCTGTATTAGATCGAGTAGACCTTTCCGACATTGATGTAAATAGAATCACCAATCAACTACAACAGTTGAGAGATAAAGTTCAAGATATTGATGTCGAAAAAATCACTCAACAATTACAACAAATTAGAGCAAAAACGACTGAGCAAGTTAGTCAAACATTCTCTACTCCCAACGATAACACTGTCAAAACAGATGTAGAAGACTACATCCGTAATTCTTTTCCCTGGCATTTTAACCGCCTTACCATTAGAAATGAATTTCAGGATGTCATCTACGACCCACAGGCAGATCCTACAAATGTCCGCCAGCAAATTGAACAATTAAATACAGATGATTTTACTAACTTGCTGACTCAAAGAGGTGACCTCAGCGAAGCTAAGGTCAAAGAAATTGCTCAAGAAATGGACAGCATTCGTCAGCAAGTTCTAGAAACAGTACAACTATCGGAGAAATCTGAAAAAGGTCAAGAAATTCGCAGCCGCATCGAAAATTATCTCCGTGCGACTGGTAAGCAAGAACTGTACCCAGAAGCAATTGAGCGAGATTTTGGCAATCTGTTGACAGAAGCAGACCAAGAGTTTGCAGATATCAGTAGTCGCTTACAAGGATTTGACCGGGAAGCCTTTATCCAAGTATTGTTGCAACGTCAAGACTTCAGCGAAGACGAGGCTAATAATATTGTTAGCCAACTCGAAAGCATCCGGGATAATTTCTTAACTCAAGCCAGTGAAACAAAAGAACAAGCAACAGCTAAAGCTGATGAATTATGGCATAGAGTGAAAGACTATCTCCGCAATACCAATAAAGAGGAGTTAAATCCTGATGCTATCAAGCGTGATTTGCAAGTATTGCTGGAAGACCCCCAAGTGGGAATAAATCTGTTGCGATCGCGCCTATCTCAGTTTGACCGTGATACCTTAGTACAACTGCTCAATCAGCGTCAAGATTTAAGCGAAGACCAAATTAATCAAATTGTTGACCAAGTAGAGACAGTTAAAGATAATGTATTACAAGCACCGCAAGTAGTGGTAGATAAAGCCAAAGAACAATACGAAAAGACTACCACAGCGATCGCTGATTATCTCCGCAATACAAACTTAGAAGAATTAGATCCCGCAGGTATCAGACAAGATTTGGAAACCTTACTCAGCGATCCTAAAGAGGGTGCTGTGGCTTTACGACACAGGTTGTCACAAGTTGACCGCGACACCTTAGTCAAACTTCTCAGCCAACAGCAAAACTTGAGTGAAGACCAAGTTAATCAAATTATTGACCAAGTACAAGATGCTATTCGGGATATTATTAAAGCGCCTCGCCGTTTAGCTAAACGCACTACACAAAGGATTGCAGACTTTGAAGCCAGCCTAGAAGATTATCTGCGTCAAACCAATAAAGAGGAATTGAATCCTGATGCTATCAAACGGGATTTACAGTTACTCTTGCAAGACCCCCGCTTAGGAATTGGTAGTTTAAGCGATCGCCTCTCCCGATTTGACCGTTCCACAGTTGTCGCTTTACTATCGCAACGGGAAGACATTTCCGAGGAAGAAGCAAACCGCATCGCCGATCAAATTGAATCGGTTCGCAGTAACATTGCCAAACAAGTACAGCAAATTCAAAACACTGTACAGTCAGCAATTGACCAAGTTTTTGACAGGATTCGTAACTATCTCAACTCCTTAAATCGTCCCGAACTTAGTTACGAAGGTATCCGTCAAGACTTTGCTAAATTGTTCGATGACCCACAAGCTGGATTTGAAGCGTTACGCGATCGCCTGGGTCAATTCGACCGTGATACCCTAGTTGCTATCCTCAGTTCCCGTGAAGATATCGCCAGCGAAGATGTTAACCGCATCATCGACCAAATCGAAGCTGCACGGGATAGTGTGCTAAATCGCGCCACACGCATCCAACAGGAAGCACAAAACCGCATCAAAGCTATCAGAAAGCAAGCTAAAAAGCAAGCCGAAGAAACGAGAAAAACCGTCGCCAGCGCCGCTTGGTGGCTATTCGGTGCTGCTTTTTCTTCTCTCATAGCTAGTGCGATCGCTGGTGCATTAGCCGTCACTGGAGTATAA
- a CDS encoding general stress protein — protein MVVGLHRRAVGVFSHRRDAEKALNELKNSGFAMDRVSIIAQDADRNEEIAGSPVREKVGDKSDEGATTGAVTGGALGGLTGLLVGLGTLAIPGIGPIMLAGATATTLATTLAGAGIGAVAGGLLGGLIGLGIPEERARGYESRVRKGHYLVIVDGTDAEIAQAEAILRRGGIEDYDVYDAPGGAAAATTGVAAGTAGVAHRDITPSTTTQRRAIGVFPHRRDAEAALTDLRDAGFSMNQVSLIAKDSSGSGATGAGANLGHGNKADEGAKAGAATGGALGGLGGLLVGLGALAIPGVGPIIAGGAVATTIATTLAGGAIGAAAGGIAGGLVGLGIPEDRAKVYSDRFQRGEYLVIVDGTESEIQRAEAILKRRGIQEYSVFDARDLHDTHRSGVDRAVSGDVGTSTVGDRVSPVVGDYNEPSVVIVDNREERI, from the coding sequence ATGGTAGTAGGATTACATAGACGTGCGGTGGGTGTATTTTCTCACCGTCGAGATGCTGAAAAAGCATTAAACGAATTGAAAAATTCTGGTTTTGCAATGGATAGAGTTTCTATCATTGCTCAAGACGCAGACCGGAATGAAGAAATCGCTGGTAGTCCAGTACGCGAGAAAGTAGGCGATAAATCAGACGAGGGTGCTACAACTGGTGCTGTGACTGGCGGTGCTTTGGGTGGTTTAACAGGCTTATTAGTTGGTCTTGGTACTCTGGCAATTCCCGGTATTGGGCCAATCATGTTGGCAGGTGCAACTGCAACTACCTTAGCTACAACTTTAGCTGGTGCAGGTATAGGTGCAGTAGCTGGTGGTTTACTAGGTGGTTTAATTGGTTTAGGTATCCCTGAAGAACGCGCTAGAGGTTATGAAAGCCGTGTACGCAAGGGTCACTACTTAGTAATCGTTGATGGTACAGATGCAGAGATTGCCCAAGCAGAAGCAATTCTCCGCCGTGGTGGGATAGAAGATTATGACGTTTATGATGCTCCTGGTGGGGCGGCTGCGGCCACAACAGGCGTAGCGGCTGGAACTGCTGGTGTTGCTCATCGGGATATTACTCCCTCTACAACTACACAAAGAAGGGCGATTGGTGTATTTCCTCACCGTCGAGATGCAGAAGCAGCATTAACAGACTTGCGTGATGCTGGTTTCTCCATGAATCAAGTATCTTTGATTGCCAAAGATAGCAGTGGTAGTGGCGCTACAGGTGCAGGCGCTAATCTTGGACATGGTAACAAAGCAGATGAGGGTGCTAAAGCAGGTGCAGCTACAGGTGGTGCTTTAGGCGGTCTAGGCGGCTTATTAGTTGGTTTAGGCGCTTTGGCTATCCCTGGAGTCGGGCCAATTATTGCAGGTGGTGCAGTTGCTACCACGATCGCTACAACTTTAGCAGGTGGTGCTATCGGTGCAGCCGCAGGCGGTATTGCTGGCGGACTGGTAGGTTTAGGCATCCCTGAAGACAGAGCGAAAGTATATAGCGATCGCTTCCAAAGAGGTGAATATCTAGTCATCGTTGATGGTACAGAATCCGAAATCCAACGTGCTGAAGCCATCCTCAAGCGCCGTGGTATTCAAGAATACTCAGTTTTTGACGCTAGAGATTTACACGATACCCACCGTTCTGGTGTTGATCGTGCTGTGAGTGGCGATGTTGGCACTTCCACCGTAGGCGATCGTGTTTCCCCAGTAGTAGGCGACTATAACGAACCCAGCGTAGTTATAGTTGACAACCGGGAAGAAAGAATCTAA
- a CDS encoding BON domain-containing protein produces the protein MKKLTPFLISGLLLLGTAACQQAEKTTQSAPDNPAQNVQAPSVEETQAAQKDAQSQVRRDQLNSDIRSREQRNNTTGGDTQRAEGDLESEVRSKLEANIPNGQLTVAAEKNGTVTVGGTVNNQDQLAKIDPLARQIKGVKNVVVKAKVAPPTSNR, from the coding sequence ATGAAAAAACTAACTCCTTTTCTAATTAGTGGCTTGCTATTATTAGGTACTGCTGCTTGTCAACAGGCAGAAAAAACTACTCAGTCTGCACCTGATAATCCTGCACAAAATGTACAAGCACCCTCTGTAGAAGAAACACAAGCAGCGCAAAAAGACGCTCAAAGTCAAGTTCGTAGAGACCAACTCAACTCTGATATCCGCTCTCGTGAACAACGTAATAACACTACTGGCGGCGATACACAAAGAGCTGAAGGTGATTTAGAAAGTGAAGTTCGCTCTAAATTAGAAGCGAATATACCCAACGGTCAATTGACAGTTGCTGCTGAAAAAAATGGTACTGTCACAGTTGGCGGAACTGTTAACAACCAAGACCAACTAGCTAAAATTGATCCTTTAGCTAGACAAATTAAAGGTGTCAAAAATGTAGTTGTCAAAGCAAAAGTCGCTCCACCTACATCTAACAGATAA
- a CDS encoding CAAD domain-containing protein → METEQKPLESLNTEGAIALPSAANNNLPKLPPATANTTQWQQITQQVTDFLTELPGYIGGFYQKYSQPILTVVLILSAIVTLKVVLALVGAINDIPLLQLFFELIGISYSIWFTLRYLLKASTRQELSAEVDTLKNQIFGK, encoded by the coding sequence ATGGAAACCGAACAAAAGCCACTGGAATCTCTAAATACAGAGGGAGCGATCGCACTCCCTAGTGCAGCAAATAACAACCTACCCAAGCTACCACCAGCTACAGCGAATACTACCCAATGGCAACAAATTACCCAACAAGTTACTGACTTTTTGACAGAACTACCAGGGTATATAGGTGGCTTCTATCAAAAATACAGTCAGCCTATACTTACCGTCGTGTTAATCTTATCAGCGATCGTTACCTTAAAAGTCGTATTAGCTTTGGTTGGTGCAATCAATGATATTCCTCTGCTACAACTATTTTTTGAGTTGATTGGCATTAGTTATTCCATCTGGTTCACTCTCCGCTATCTATTAAAAGCCTCAACTCGCCAAGAATTAAGTGCAGAGGTTGATACACTCAAAAATCAAATTTTTGGTAAATAA
- a CDS encoding ATP-binding protein: protein MRKTSLNYDLKAFGRYTLSLKWHFVLLVAGVLLPVVLFAVAVVHKLSLNERAASERRLALAARNLTQDVEWEVSSTARTLQALAASERLDQNDLKGFYKEAKRTAKTQTTWLSVILLTPDGKQILNTFRPYGTALPLVNEPESVQMVVKTHQPTVGYLAFARLKNQWAFPVRVPVMRDGKVRYVLTALISSEALTNIIKNRTQVDGEWTRTVVDGHGIVVARTRNPEKFVGKSGTPSFLKRIAAKTEDVYRETTLEGAQVYVAFNRTNFSRWTTAVVVPADVIESPPRQAMWLVIGSGLGLLVVSGVGAIALSRSMSESIISATTAAEALAKGEYPRINPSSIKEVALLGQALEFSAQLLQQREQERDENLRQSEAARAEAEAANRLKDEFLITVSHELRTPLNGILGWSQLLSAGKLNPEKVEIAIATIERNAKAQAQLVNDLLDVSRMITGKLHLELRLLNFASLIMSSVDSVRHAAEVKNIELQIQLAHVEPILGDQNRLQQIVWNLLSNAVKFTPEGGRVEVHLRQTGSVVELMVSDTGVGIKPEFLPHVFERFRQADGSTTRKFGGLGLGLAIVRHLVELHGGTVQADSEGEGKGATFSVKLPVTARQENISTPAKTPVDSAPSLPETQHRLEGVRVLVVDDEHDARDIAKAVLIQQGAEVYTCASAAEGLKQVFTWKPTVILCDIGMPQEDGYSFIRQLRAREVDVGSHIPAIAVTAFTREEDRLKAIASGYQTHFPKPIEPTQLTAVVASVVGKIK from the coding sequence TTGCGGAAAACAAGTCTAAATTATGATTTAAAAGCTTTTGGTAGATATACACTTTCTCTAAAGTGGCATTTTGTGTTGCTCGTTGCTGGGGTACTACTTCCAGTCGTTCTTTTTGCTGTTGCGGTTGTACACAAACTCTCACTCAATGAGCGTGCAGCATCAGAGCGGCGCTTGGCTTTGGCAGCACGTAATCTTACTCAAGATGTAGAATGGGAGGTTTCCAGCACAGCCAGGACTCTGCAAGCGTTGGCGGCTTCTGAACGTCTCGACCAAAATGATTTAAAAGGTTTTTATAAAGAGGCAAAACGCACAGCAAAGACGCAAACAACTTGGTTAAGTGTGATTCTGTTAACGCCGGATGGGAAACAGATTCTCAACACTTTTCGTCCTTACGGCACTGCTTTACCTTTAGTAAATGAGCCTGAAAGTGTGCAGATGGTTGTGAAAACGCACCAGCCGACAGTAGGTTATCTTGCTTTTGCACGTCTTAAAAATCAATGGGCTTTTCCTGTCCGTGTTCCGGTTATGCGGGATGGCAAAGTACGGTATGTACTTACTGCCCTCATCTCCTCAGAAGCACTCACCAATATCATTAAAAACAGAACACAAGTTGATGGCGAGTGGACAAGAACTGTTGTTGACGGTCATGGAATTGTGGTAGCGCGGACTCGTAATCCTGAGAAATTTGTGGGGAAGTCAGGTACACCATCTTTTCTCAAGCGAATTGCCGCAAAAACTGAGGATGTTTACCGCGAAACTACTTTGGAGGGAGCGCAAGTTTACGTTGCCTTCAATCGAACTAATTTTTCTCGCTGGACAACTGCTGTTGTCGTTCCCGCCGATGTAATTGAAAGTCCACCTCGTCAGGCAATGTGGCTGGTAATTGGCTCTGGCTTGGGATTGCTGGTGGTTAGTGGTGTGGGTGCGATCGCCCTCTCACGCTCCATGTCTGAGAGTATCATCTCTGCTACTACTGCCGCAGAAGCACTTGCCAAAGGTGAATATCCCCGCATCAATCCTTCATCTATTAAGGAAGTAGCTTTATTAGGACAAGCTTTAGAATTTTCGGCGCAACTGCTGCAACAACGAGAGCAAGAACGGGATGAAAATTTAAGACAGTCGGAAGCAGCGCGAGCCGAAGCGGAGGCGGCTAACCGTCTCAAAGATGAGTTTTTAATTACCGTTTCCCACGAACTGAGAACCCCTCTCAACGGCATCTTAGGTTGGTCGCAGTTGCTAAGTGCTGGCAAACTCAATCCAGAAAAAGTAGAGATAGCAATTGCAACAATTGAGCGGAACGCTAAAGCTCAAGCACAACTAGTAAATGACCTTCTTGATGTATCGCGGATGATCACGGGCAAACTTCATCTAGAACTACGCTTGCTGAACTTCGCTAGTTTGATTATGAGTAGCGTCGATTCGGTACGCCATGCGGCGGAAGTAAAAAACATCGAATTGCAGATTCAACTTGCCCATGTAGAACCCATCTTAGGCGACCAGAATCGTCTTCAGCAGATAGTGTGGAATCTCCTCTCGAATGCCGTTAAATTTACGCCTGAAGGTGGGCGAGTTGAAGTGCATTTAAGGCAGACTGGTTCAGTTGTTGAATTGATGGTAAGTGATACTGGAGTAGGTATTAAGCCAGAGTTTTTGCCACACGTTTTTGAGCGTTTCCGCCAAGCAGATGGCTCAACTACTAGAAAGTTTGGCGGCTTGGGGCTGGGTTTAGCGATCGTTCGCCATTTGGTTGAACTTCATGGCGGGACAGTGCAGGCTGATAGTGAGGGGGAAGGTAAGGGAGCAACTTTTAGCGTGAAACTTCCTGTAACTGCGCGTCAGGAGAATATTAGCACACCAGCGAAAACACCCGTAGATAGCGCCCCTTCGTTACCCGAAACTCAGCATAGGCTTGAGGGCGTGCGGGTGCTGGTGGTGGACGACGAACATGATGCGAGAGATATTGCCAAAGCTGTACTCATACAACAAGGAGCAGAAGTATATACCTGTGCTTCCGCAGCAGAGGGGTTAAAACAAGTGTTCACCTGGAAACCTACTGTCATCCTGTGCGATATTGGGATGCCACAAGAAGATGGCTATTCTTTTATTCGTCAATTGAGGGCGCGGGAGGTTGATGTAGGTAGTCACATTCCCGCCATAGCGGTCACAGCCTTTACACGGGAAGAAGATAGACTCAAGGCGATCGCATCTGGCTATCAAACACATTTCCCCAAACCTATTGAACCCACACAGTTGACGGCTGTCGTCGCTAGTGTAGTGGGAAAAATTAAATAG
- a CDS encoding GAF domain-containing protein has translation MSDRILHKITKASADLFCKLLGQPSNSNLKTQLHDKNIQIEQLEEQARALYRVISRIRASLELETIFRTATKETCKLLRVERIAVYRFNENWGGEFIYDFEFAEPGWDNIETLGKNLVWNDSYLQEHQGGRYRHNETLVVSDIYSAGLSRTR, from the coding sequence ATGTCAGACAGAATTTTACATAAAATCACAAAAGCATCTGCTGATTTATTCTGTAAACTTTTAGGACAGCCTAGTAATAGTAATTTAAAAACTCAATTACATGATAAAAACATTCAAATTGAACAACTAGAAGAGCAAGCAAGGGCGCTATATCGAGTCATTAGCAGAATCAGGGCTTCTTTAGAGCTAGAAACCATTTTTAGGACAGCCACCAAAGAAACTTGCAAGTTACTACGTGTAGAAAGGATAGCTGTGTATCGTTTCAATGAAAACTGGGGTGGGGAATTTATCTACGACTTTGAGTTTGCAGAGCCTGGATGGGACAATATAGAGACATTAGGAAAAAATCTAGTCTGGAATGATTCTTATTTACAGGAACATCAAGGTGGACGGTATCGTCACAATGAAACTTTAGTAGTTTCAGATATCTACTCAGCAGGCTTAAGTAGAACAAGGTGA